In the genome of Rhopalosiphum padi isolate XX-2018 chromosome 1, ASM2088224v1, whole genome shotgun sequence, the window atttataagtaccagcaatatttatcaatttaaatttaatagctaagtatacttgaaatatcagtataataaataaaatgttttaatgaatttattcgtttaatatatctttatatgttttccaatttttataatgtgtaatgaaaaataaagaacTTGAAACCAGAACTGGAAATAATGTATTTCAATTGTGTATTCCTAGCGGGATTGGTTCTTGGaggttaaaatatagtttaatataatatttaatattttgtgtttagtataaatacatattttgttttgttaattgtttataataaaaatacttataaaatttagattgaagtactttttattttatttacttttatcacGACTGAAGTCTGAAGATATATTATGACTGCAAtggaaatattgaatataaatattttataatacaaaattttggTAAAGTTAccattaaatgatttattaatgtgATTAACTTTTGAGAATTAACTCAAcagtttcacataatattatgtaaacattcatgtaatatttttagcattaaaaataaaatttcaataacaatggtattttttattataaaaacttatttttctaacataattccatttatattttatttaaatcactgGTATAATTAATAGAGTAATATGACTATTAATCCAAGACACTCattcgtttaaaattatttggagTTATTGCaaaactacttataaaatataattatatttttattatcacattttatgtttttactttttgcaGTGCTTAAAACagaaatttaatagattttaaatactggcataataaattgaaaaccaaaaatgatataaaaactgaaatcattaaaaatatcaatactggtaataaaaacaaaatataaaatataaaaatcaataccaCCATACGAAActgaattgaaataaaattaatactggtaatcaaaattgtttttggttttaagctctgctttttttttttttatcttttaaatattttattttttaatattaagaagaatattttggaatatttcgatacataaaaatcaagtttcaaaccattaataaattataattcataatcttTAAGTAAAACACAGATTTTTATGCACTTAAAAGtatcagtataaaaaaattaatttaacaattaaattgtttgtttattaattttttcatttacaatctatatttaataatacaataaataaatttgataataatttttggcACGAGTTCACTTGATTAGAGAAAATATTTACTGATATTACTCTATATTTatctgaaaaatgtataattaacttGGATTATTAATCAGAGTTCAAGTGTATAAACCATTTTTCATCAGAGTAAGGGTCGTAGTTGGTGTAGTctctaattaagtatttaagtgattttatttttattttgatatgggTTGCCCGTATGTGAGGCGTCTATCTAGATACATTCCGACTTCCGAGATATTTTACTGACTGTACAGGTGGTATTTCTCTAttgttaatgtaaaatatttatactattttttttcctctatataaattaactttataattcaTTAAGATGGTTCTGGATGTGAATTAATTAcacagaataattataataagcaaaagggtacttgtttgttatcgccACGCCATATAGTGTGccgttattatacctacaattatcGTATTTAGCTCGTGATGGATGATCTATTTTGGGAAATGGAAAaactattgtacattttatattaaaccatattaGTACGCTGCTGgctttcgttattttattaaactttgacATCGTTTAAAACCAATACGAAAAAAACGTTGTTacctataatcaaaaaatatataagaccaGGCTCAGTAATATTGTCAGATTGTTGGAAAGCGTATAATAATTTGCAGCAAGCGAGATTCCAACATAATACTGTAAAccatacatataattttgttgatCCGGACACAAGGGCACACACTCAAAATATCGAGAGGTTGTGGGGTTCTGCTAAATGGGGAAATAAAAAGCGTCGTGGAACAAACAGAAATTTTTTGGAATCATATTTAGCAGAATTTATGTGGAGAACACGTCTCGGAAAACAAGACGCATTAGAAGATATATGTGAGTTCTGGACtccactataattataattatattatttatttactaatgcattcatacatatttttttaaatttataaacatatatttattcatttatttttaaattttttattattaataatacatacatattttatatttatttattattttgtttattttatttaattggcgGGGCGATAAATTTTATGCGGCATACTGGCAGggcgataacaaacaagtaccagcaaaagtaataaaatgtatgtaatattgattattgtaaattttttataattctttatcCAATTTTGTTTTGCGTACGTGCTAATTGGGACATGCAATTTAAAGTtaacttttgtaaaaaaatcactataattggaaaaattatattattcgtatgttatttatacaaattaattactatttaagttaaaaaaattcttccaaattcaaactttattttgtaatttataatttacttgagTTAATTttgatatcatataaatatagaatatataagtCTAAGTATTATgtagaaaaatttaattcattaagataaattaaaattaaactacatATACTAAGATTCAACATtgtttttttcaaactattagTAGTTTTTCCTTATACTATGGGAAAATAATAagcaatttaaatgaataatcacTTTCGCTATCCCTTCGCGTATCCAAACGATTGAGCTCCACAGCTTTGTATGCAAATATCTCCCATTCTACTACTTTATCGCGTATGAATGCGCGAGAAAGGACAAATTTTGGTTGCCGCCCAGATACGCTCTCTCGATGACCAGAGTGAGTATAGatgaatatttttctaattgatGAATAGGGATACTTAAAACTATTActaggtacaaaataaaaatgaataatgtattaatattataaaacaatattacatttaaataaatacaatatttattaattatcaattacataatatagataaaagtaaattatgataaatttaaaaacaatgtcatgatttataaaaatatttttagtacttattcaaaatacatttttttatttaaattattaattaataaaatgattttttaagagTAGAAAAACTTAACTcattaagataaattaaaattaaactacattTACTAAGATTCAACATTGTGTTTTTCAAActattataagtttttctttATACTATGGGAAAATACTAagcaatttaaatgaataatcacTTAAGACTATTTTTCTATACTCCGGCCACTGGGAGAGCGCTACCCCTTCGCAGATCCAAATGATTGAGCTCCACAGTTTTGTACGCAAATATCTCCCATTCTACTATGTAACCGTGTGTGAATTCACGAGAACGGACAAATTTTGGTTGCCACCCAGATACACTTGCTCGATAACCggagtataaattaatatttttctaattgatGAATAGGGATACTTAAAACTATCActaggtacaaaataaaaatgaataatgtattaatattataaaaaattattacatttaaataaatacaatatttattaattaccatttacataatatagataaatgtaaattatgataaatttaaaaacaatgtcatgatataatcattatttcttatattatttatggtcAAAAACTatgcaattaaaaatgaatattaagtaaagttttttttactcCTTCTGTACTAGTCCAAACAACATCAGCATTCAGTTTAGaagattttaaacaatttaaaaactcaGTAATCGAACCACCtacaccaaaataataatttttggcaattaataaaatacttcctgatagttttaattttttttcaaataaatttataagctTTGTATAACTTTTTACATTGTATATAGTTTCTGATGTCAAAATTAGATCATATGTATCTTCATTAAATACAGAAAATGATTCCCAATCACCTGAATAGTACTTGCAAACTTCTAAACTGTtgttagaatttaataatacattatacatagttgTATCAAGTAATACATCTTTATTAAAATCTTGAAAATCAACATTCTGAGCTCCAGAAATCAATGTAAAAATACCCAAAAGGCCAGTACCGCAGCCTAAATCCAAGACAGATTTTTCTTCACAAAAAATGGTGTTATTTCTTAGATATTCTAAAAGGTCAAGAGTACATTCCCAAAGTTTATATCCTCCTTCATAAGTGCCAGGAATGAGATCTGAATTGTGTATATTGGGAAATCCATGAAACAGTCTTAAAGACATATCTCCAATAATTAATTCTGTAAATGGCAAGTTGTTCAATCTATTACGATTAATTAATTCTTCTGTTTTGACTATTTGatgtttattttcattagatGTAGACTCATCCAAGTCATCATCAGCATCACAACTGAGCCTaaacattattaacaatttcacctgaaaaaataaaaaatatacatttaaataatttatgacaatattttgaattaaaactatACATGGTGATTTACTAAGCATGCTCACTATTGGTAGTCTAACTATTCaaattcttaagatttttttttattacttaagtaATATCCTTATTGTGATATAAACttgtatttcaattattaaaatgtttatattaaggataatagttcttaaaaatggtTACGATAATCTGTACGGCTTTGAGTGTACATTTAACTGTTCTCTTATTGgacttatgtataatttaaaataatattaataattttaaatcaaatagttTATATAGCTTAAAATAGAAGACAATTTTGTAACAGTCATAGAAAACCTGATTTAATTGTTAATCTAAATGACCCCTTTTCCCAAATGCCTTTGGATTACCTCAACACTACTGTACTtggactattaaaaaaaaaaataataatgagatttaaatttttcaaattactatAGCTCCTAATCTTTCAAGTCCATTATCCTTAAGAAGACGCAACGCCCGTATGTGTTTCACTATCTTACAAGTTCACAACACAGTAAATTTATGCTCAGCAGATCACCTTTAACtccattagtttaaaaattagagtgaatcgactGACtaattatgaaacttgatggtaagaacattatctgtgtttgtatgttgggtTTTTTATGatagttcaatttttaagtgagttatgagcatttttaatatatgctgttatatacaaataactcacttaaaattgagctatcgtaaaaaaccaacgtacaaatacagataatgttcttaccatcaagtttcataataggtcgactcattctataatttttaaattaactgagCTAGAtgtgatctgctgagcgtaaatttgctatCTTACatacttgtaagacggagacaagaCAAGTGGgtgtgacgtcctcttaatatacaatgttaaattactcattctaatttttattttgatatgacAAAATGTTCAGAAAAGAGAAAAGGATGGatgtcatttgaaaaacagaatttTGTACCTTCACAAGATACTTTCCTTAAGTAGTGCaaacaattttaagaaaatgaaAATAGGGTCtgtctaaatatatttaaaaagtttaaaaattagatattgaATAACTCTGttattaaagaagaaaaaaatagaattaggATGCTCTGTAAATCAccatatgtaaataaaatggtCACATTATATcagaaattttcattttttttaactatttttactaaaatgtgtttgtgatatttatttaatgtacgaCTAAAAGTAAcaacaaaaacattaattttaatcactCAGAGAAGTTTTGCCACAGACGACTAGGACTAATTAGGAACGTAACTTGGGAATGGAAATGATACTTTAGCTTGAAGATATTGGCtattattaagaggacgctatacccgcatTTTTTGTCTGTCTTATACACgcgtaacataattaaaaactgttttgcgcgggaCAACTTTACTCCCacgatattttaatcaaaacaaccAAAATTAGAAATCCTATAGGAAGAACTTTACCTGTGAcgtagcgttttaatttttttgataacataaaTGCAATTAAAGTTATCGGTTTGAGAACTTtaggtttttttcatttaattattaaaaattattggttaccactatcaaacaaattaaaacgcTACAACACAGGTAAAGTTCTTCTTAATGGGATGtgtaattttggtaattttgatataaatatcgagTGAGTACAGTTGTCTCgcaaaaaacagtttttaactatgttacgcatgtataagacagagacaacacatgcgggtatagcgtcctcttagTGAACCATCAATCATGCAGACAATTTTGAAAACTCTGTAAATGTGGAACATtcacaaacaaattaaatgttaatgtttataaaaaatattaaaaacttaatctaaagaaaaatattgggactatatgacttataaataattataaaattcagcATGCTGTTACTAACCTGTCaacaattgtttaataaattatacaaaaataatcaattattcaacgcagaaaaacaaaaaaataattctcacgttctttaaacaatttttataaaagccactaactatttactattaactaaataaaagagATCCTAGTagtactaatttttaaaataatataaacgtaatatttctattttttagttttctacTCGTTAGTCGACAATTATAGTCCTCACATTACACAGCATCGCAAGTTTTCAGTTTTTCAGAAATGataatactgtttttttatCAATCATATACAGTGGtgccatttaaaaatattttttgattattaatactatattaaaattatttatttaaaaaaaatatttgcaacTTACTTTAGAGTTTAAACAATTTACTTACTAATTAACCTCTATGAAGCAGTCTACCATTTATTCGATCTTCTTAATCCTTTTAGGTAATAGTTTTATCGATCTTCaaaaattaatcaacattttttttttttgaaaaatattctggtaaaaataaaatataaatgttataaatacatggtggctataattaataaaaacgacAATATATTGATAGAAGGTTCTGTGATAGAAATggggaaatatatttttttagtagtatttataatcaattatatgtattttttatcaacTTTTGTATATCCTGTTTATGttaagtgataaaataataaatataaactaaataatttaagataagtgacaactgaataaaaattaaactattgatCTTCAGATCAATTGTACTTGGGAGTTGGGTTCAACATAGGTCATGTCATAGTCCATAGACTGTGTAACAAGGAAGActggtacatttatattttgaaataaaatatatgtaaatgtaaataatgtaatatatattattattctctcaattatttattgtaaatagccAAGAATCtgtgtaaatacttaaaaaaagcttacatcttattttatattaatgattttatgtttctggaaaaataaaaacaattaataattatcaaaattaatattttttttttttttattaaaattaattatatttatatataaataccttatcttttataaaatattaattaaatatcacctcaattatctatacattttaaactataaaaacagtaaattatCACTAATGACTGATTTTAGTTTATTAGtacttactaattatttttacagattaCAGCCTCTTAATTATCTGGAAAATTTATTGCAAAAatgagtttaaaatgtttatattatacatttaagctgataacataaaattattttaaaaaattaactatattatgcacgatatttataatattttagacaagTATTTTAAGGCAAAGTAGTTGATTTTATATGGTACtactattgttataaaaagGATTTTTATTCAAAAGATATAGTAGAATGTGTACATATTTATGCAAATATGCAAgaacaattaatacaaataatatttttaattattcgacaatttaatcaaacatttagcataattcaaattatttgaaatatttaaaaaaatatacaacatgtaactaataatattattatactttaattcaAATATGTCAACAAAATTAACCATAGAATCTATATTTGAaatgagaaatattttaataaatatcattattctaATTTGAGTTTAGTATTATTCTACAATCTTATGGGTGCTTACATACAAACTCAgggtctaataataatataaaattgtgttttttatttcatattgtataattattgaaataggtTACGGATCACttgtaattttatgaatataaatgctttttactaaattatttaaaataaattaaataaattctgtCTACTAAACACAAACAATgccttaattattaaattaattgtagaaaataaaatattagaaaaaagtcAATTGGTTTGGTTAAATATCCCCAAaaagagtaatattatattataatagaaattgataaaataaattatttaaatactgaaacttattaaattatatgctaTAGTTTAAGCAAAatgattatcatttaaataaaatcctagtattataagttattcatCATGCtaagaaaaaattgtatatgcAATATCCatgcaaaaaaaaacacaatactaactgaatttaaacaaataaaaaataaaatgtatattaatttatcaatacaattttcataaatatacttaGATATACTTGGTCCCAAGTTCATACttcattttagtatattatgttgaacTATCTgacttacttattaataattgaccATTATTATAGATTACGAAGGATGGGTTGTTGAATTTATTGCTCTTAAACATTCCGAAGTTTGTTAAAAaagtcaattataaataattgctcGAAATCAAATACTTTGAATTCAAACAGtttgagaaaaattaaattaaatattactattaatgtgatatatatatatatatatatattaacaaatattaatttatgtacctTAATCTGTAATAACTAATACCAGAACTTTTTAAGAGTTAAgatagttatttttgtttaaaatttagttggattaaactttaaattaaattaatcatgttCTTAATGTTCTTATGTTTGAATATAAATGGATTCAAGCTCAAGAAAAAagtaaagttcaaattttaattaatgaaaatttaagttCGTCCCAtccttatatattatcatacataattaaaatattcagttcaatttttaattagtaatttaaccCATAAAACGACTATTtccttgtttaaatatatatatatttaccatatCTTTTTTCTATGcatatatcataaaaacataaatattaaattatattatgaaaaacagaACAGTACCATTAAGATTTGGctccctattttatttatcataaatattatatattataaaaaaaatgttggcgCCTCTTTTAACTACGCACCCGGGGCCATGCCCCCTAGCCATCCCCCCCTAACGGCATAGCTCTACACAGCTACAAACAGCATATctcataaagataatatttttttaaagcttttGATATCAATGTACAATCTATGAGAActgaatcaaaattatttatccattttttttttaagcacatggttatttaacatattaataattatttatttatttgtttatataatcacTCTAAACCTTTCAatacacataaattaataaacattgatactaaaaaagatagaaaaaaaaaaaaaattatatatttttaataaaaatataatttattattttttaagtaacttaaactttttgaatttaaaagaaaattctaaaaaactaataactgttttttttattagttatctaacttttgaatgataataatatacttactactttcttttaaaaataaggaTACGATAATCTAATGTAAATTCCTTATTACATTAAAtcagtatattttgtatactgtaAGTTGTTACTCATCtcctaaaattgtaaaatatgaaatcaatttgagatatttaatacaataattataaatatatattttgatttgataCAAATCTGGAAGtcaggttaaaaaaaattataaatattgtacattcttcaatttttacactatttttatttatttattttttttttaatgaaagacAGGAATAAACTTAAGAATTCACTTAATGAAAACTTATTTCATAAGTGTAATAATGTGTTTATGCGTCACacaaaaaatagattaaaatattatgcataattatgtttaaataattaacactgTTATTATAAGTTGAAAAAAATGTCGATTACAAGTAGCTAtactcaataaattattacacactATGATATTTCCTAAATAAGTTAGACATATGTTGAACGATCAAACACAAACATAAATCATAAGGAGGGTAGTTGAACTAcaatatgaaatgtataattaactCAATTAACTAAACGATCCATTACTCCTAATTCTAAATAAGATATTAAACAGTATCATTAATTCTCatatcaatcaaaaaaaaaaaaataataataataataataaaattaaataattagtatatgtaattatatatgtaattgttaatactatttatattctaaTGTAATTTGTGGATGTCATCTAAAcctatctttttattatttaaacctaaTTAACTACACACTCTTTAATTTGGAAAATTTGCTTACAGTTCTGAATAATACTGACTTTTTA includes:
- the LOC132931820 gene encoding histidine protein methyltransferase 1 homolog, which gives rise to MFRLSCDADDDLDESTSNENKHQIVKTEELINRNRLNNLPFTELIIGDMSLRLFHGFPNIHNSDLIPGTYEGGYKLWECTLDLLEYLRNNTIFCEEKSVLDLGCGTGLLGIFTLISGAQNVDFQDFNKDVLLDTTMYNVLLNSNNSLEVCKYYSGDWESFSVFNEDTYDLILTSETIYNVKSYTKLINLFEKKLKLSGSILLIAKNYYFGVGGSITEFLNCLKSSKLNADVVWTSTEGVKKTLLNIHF